The DNA segment CTTGGTCTTCCATTATCCTGTGAGTACTTATCTTCTACTAACTTATATATGAAATCAAATTTTATTGCTGCTTCTATTTTTCTTACTAAATGGTCTTCCGGCACCAAATCCTCTATTGCTACCATCTCTATTTGTCTTCTTGCATCTCTTTTCCTTTTGGTGATCACTTCTTTCACCTCCAAAAAAAAATCCAAGTAACCCCTATTTTTATTATACCAGGATTACTTGGACTTTGTCGACAGTCTGAAACAATCTGAGATAGATATCTCAGATTGTTTTTTATTTTATATTTATTTTTCCTTTTGAAGATTTTTTTATTTCATATAATAGTTCATCTGCTTTCTTTAAACACTGATATATTTTTAATGAGTTTTCACATACAACCCCACCAGACGAAAAAGTATATCCAACTTCTTTTTTAAAATCCTTATTTATTCTAAAAAGTATATCAAATAAATCTTTACTATTTATTGATTCAAAAATTAAAACAAATTCATCTCCTCCATATCTAAAAGTTTTATCCTCTCTTCTAATGTTTTTTAATACTATATTAGAAAAAGCTCTTATAATTTTATCTCCTTTGTCATGACCATAAGTATCATTAATTTTTTTAAAATCATCCATATCTATAAAAACGATCCCTATATTTTCTTTTCTGGATAATGTTAACGTCTCTATATATCTATCCAAACTCCTTCTATTGTAAAATCCTGTTAAAAAATCTTTTTCAGCTTCAAATCTTAAAGCATCTATAAATAATTTATTTTCCCATAATATTATTGTTTGTTTTGAAAAATAATCCAAAATATATAATTGATCCCTTGTAATCGGTTTAAGATTATATCTATTATCTGCTATTATAAAACCAAAATTTTTATTTTCACTTTTTAATGAACAAATTGCACATTCACCAATAATATTTAAAGCATTTGATATTTCAATAGGTAAAATCGAAGCAGGAATATGCATAGCTTTACCAGAATTTAATATCTCTTCAAATAAGGTATTTTTTGATATAATGTCTTCATTTATTTTAAATGATCTTATTTCTTCTTCTAATGAACTAAAATATTCACTACCTTTATAATTCTTTATTTTTTCCTCAAAGTCTATATTAGATTCTTCCATATATTTCCAAACTCTATGAGCTTCTTCTTCATTTTTAAATCCTAATGCCCTAAAAACTTCATAACTATCTCCTTTTTTTTGAAATAATATTGCTCTGTTAAATGATCCCCCTATGTTTACTGTAATTGCCGTCAAATAAATGAATATTAATTTATCAATATTTGTTTCTTTTTTTGCTGCTTCTTCCAAAAAAGTTCTTGAATTTAGCATTACATATGATAATCCACTACCTTTTAAAAAAGTTGAAACCATTTCCAATGAAATTAAAGGTGATGAATTTGAAATTATATAATACATTATTTCACTCTCAGATTTTAACAACAATTCATAATTTAATTTTAATTTTTTTTCTTTATATATTAGTTCTACTTGTTGCCTTTTAACTCCTTTCAAAATAACTATTTTTCTTATATTAAAAAATTTGAATATTCTTGCTATTCTAATAAATTTAAATATATTTTCTGGTACAAAATTAGGATTTTCACAAATATAAATATCTACGTCTATGGATTCTATAAATTTACTAATATTTTCAATCAAAAAATAAAAACCTATGTCAAATTGCGTACTATTTATATGTTTCTCATATAATTTTAATTTTTCTCGAATTCCAATGTCCATAATTATCACCTTGTTTAAATTGTAATTAAAATTTTAAAATAGAAACAATTAAAAAAATTTTTTCTGCTATAATTTATTATAACAGAAAACGGGGTGATTATATGAAAAAAATATTTTTATTTCTATTTTTAATATTCCAAATTTCAATTTTTCCATTTAATTTATTAAATAATTATGATTTTTATTTTTATTTTCACAATCCACAATTATTTTACCATAATTTATATAGTAATATTTCATTTTTTAGATATTTATATTCAAAAGAAGGAGCAGGACAAGAATCATTATATGAATATTTAATTAAAAATTTAAAAGATGATGAAATAAATGATGTAAATAAATTTATATCTTCAAATTTTTTGATTATATCTAACAATCATTTTGATATTAAAGATTTTTTCTGGATAAATCCTGCTCAGGATATAATAAAATTTCTTAAAAATTTTAATGGTTATATAATAACAGATTACAATAATCAGGAAAAGTTAATTAATTTGATAAAAAATCTTTTTAGTTATGAGGTAGAATATATTAAGCAGACAGGTGAATATTTAGTAAAAGAGCTCAATTTAAAAGTTTATTTAATAGGGGGACATATTATATTTTATAATGATTATATATCTTTAGAGAAAATATTTGAGTTATTGGATGATTTTAATTTAATAAAATTGAACATAAAAGATAATATTTATATATCATTTAAAAATCAGAAGTTTAATTATTTAGTTGAACCATTCCAGAAATTATATATGTCAAAATATTCTGATAATATTTCTGGGAATGTAAAAATAAATTATTATAATAAAGAAATTATTTTTAATGTAGAAAGCTCATTAAAAATAATAAGCATATCAAGATTTGATAAAAATTATAAAGTTTTTGGAGATTCATTAATTTACCTGAATTTAAATGAGATATCGGAGGTTTATAATATTACTTCAAAGATATTTTCGCCTATAGACGAATATTCTCGTAACTCATTAATGTATATTTTAAAATCGATTAAATATAAGGGGAATATATATTTGAGTGAATATTTTTCCAGAAAAGGTGATGGTATTTCTGTAATTATTCCTGGAGAAGTGTTTCTTGACAAAATAGAAGATAAAATGAAAAAATGGGGAATAGAAAGAAAAACTCTTGGAAACTATTTTTATTATTCTATTTATTATAATAATATAGGTTCTGCTATATATTTATATGTAAACAAAAATAGTATGATAATATCTTCAATAGCTCCATCTTTGATGAAATATTTAATAGTTAGTTCAAAAAAATTTTCAAATTTGAGAATTTTCGATTCAAATGATATTCCGGACAATATTTTGTATATATGGTATTCAAATATAAATGCTTTTTTTGAAGAATATATAGGAAATTCTGTGCCGGGTGAATTTATAATAATTAATGCATCAGATAATAATAGATTTATAGAAAAAATAATATTAAGGTAGGTGTTTATATGAATATATTAGCAAAGATTTTCGATAAAAACAAAAGGATTTTGAATAAATATAAAAAGGTAGTAGAAAAAATCAATTTATTGGAAGATACCATGGAAAAACTAACGGATGAGGAATTAAAAAATAAAACAGATGAATTTAAAGAAAGATTGAAAAATGGAGAGACTGTTGATGATTTATTGGTAGAAGCTTTTGCTGTAGTAAGAGAAACATCTAAAAGAGTCTTAAAAATGAGACATTTTGATGTTCAACTAATGGGAGGTATTGCATTACACGAAGGTAATATAGCAGAAATGAAAACTGGTGAAGGTAAAACATTGGTTGCGACATTACCTGTATATTTAAATGCTTTGAGTGGAAAAGGTGTGCATCTTGCAACACATAATGATTATCTGGCAAAAAGGGATGCGCAATGGATGGGGCCAGTATATGAATTTTTGGGTTTAAGCGTCGGTTTTATTCAAGCTGGAATGGAAAACGAAGATAGAAAAAAAGCATATCAATGCGATATCACTTATGGAACAGCAAATGAATTTGGATTTGATTATTTAAGAGATAACCTTGTATATGATTTAAAAGATAAGGTTCAAAGAGGTCATCATTATGTAATAGTTGATGAAGCAGATAGTATATTAATAGACGAAGCGAGAACACCATTGATAATATCCGGGCCATCAGATACTCCATCACATCTTTATACTAAATTTGCATCAATAGCAAGAAAATTAAGAAAAGATGAAGATTTTACGCTGGATGAAAAAAGTAAGGCTGTAATTTTAACTGATGATGGTATAGCAAGATTAGAAAAAATGCTTGGAATAGAAAATTTATACGATCCTAAAAATATACATTTCTTATTTCATACATTAAATGCATTAAAAGCCTTACACTATTTTAAAAGAGATAAAGATTATATTATTCAAAATGGCGAGATTATAATAGTTGATGAATTTACTGGAAGATTGATGCAGGGAAGAAGATATTCTGAAGGATTGCATCAGGCAATTGAAGCCAAAGAAGGAGTTAAAGTCAAAGAAGAATCATTAACATATGCAACTATAACATTTCAAAATTATTTTAGAATGTATGAGAAATTAGCTGGTATGACAGGTACTGCAAAAACTGAAGAAGATGAATTCAAACAAATTTACAATTGTGAGGTTGTTGTAATACCAACAAATAAGCCGGTAATAAGAAAAGATAAAAATGATTTAATATTTAAAACACAAAAGGAAAAGTGGAATGCCGTAGTAAAAGAAATAAGTGATAGACATAAAAAAGGTCAACCAATGCTGGTTGGTACAACTTCTATAGAAACAAGTGAGTTGTTGAGTCATATGTTAAAAAAAGAAGGTATTCCTCATAATGTATTAAATGCAAAATATCATGAAAAAGAAGCTGAAATTATAGCCCAGGCTGGTCAGAAGGGTATGATAACAATAGCCACAAATATGGCAGGTAGAGGAACTGATATTAAATTAGGTGAAGGTGTTGTAGAATTAGGTGGATTATATGTATTAGGGACTGAAAGACATGAAAGTAGGAGAATTGACAATCAGTTGATAGGTCGTTCTGGAAGGCAAGGGGATCCAGGGGAATCAAGATTTTTCCTTTCTTTTGAGGATGATTTATTAAGATTATTTGGTGGCGATAAATTAAAAAATATAATGAATACTTTAAAAATTGAAGATGGGCAACCTATTGAACATTCGTTGCTGAGTAAAATAATAAGAGATGCGCAGAAAAGAGTAGAAGGAATACATTTTTCTATAAGAAAAAGACTTTTTGAACTCGATTCTATTATGGATTATCAGAGATCATCAATATATTCTCATAGGGATTGGATATTAGGACAGGAAAATTATGATGAACATTTAAAGGAAATATTTGAGGATGTTGTCGATAGACTTGTTGAATCTTCCATAAATGAAGAGGAATTTGTGGATAAAGAAGAATTAATGAAAAAATTACAGATGTTTGGTATAGTTGAAAAGGTAGAATATGATAGTGTTGAAGAATGTAAGGATAAGGTATTTAAAATATTATGGGATAAATATCGTTCAAAAAAGAACGAGTTTGGAGATGAGTTCCAGAGAATAGCTAAATTTATAATGCTCAGAATAATTGATGAAAGATGGAGAAAACATCTTGAAGCAACGGAACATTTAAAAGAAGCTGTTAGCTTAAGAGCTTATGGACAAAAAGATCCGGCAATGGAATTTAAAAAGGAATCATATATTTTATTTGAAGAATTGATAAATAATATATATGATGACACTGTTTCTTATTTGTTAAGAATAATAAAAGTGGATACATCGAAAGAAGAGGAGGAAACAAAAAAGAAGATACATCAATTGAATTTTGTTCATAATGATACAAGTGTAATAAATAGAGCGGAAAAAAGAAAAGAGAAAAAGAAAACTCATAAAAGAATTAGAATAAAGAGGTGAAAAAATGCTTGATTATGAAGTGAAGGTAAAAATTGATGAATTACATGAGAAATTTAAAAATCTTCAGAATCTTTTTGATATAAATAAAACAAATTCGAGAATAAATGAGTTGGAAAAAAATATGACAGATCCGGATTTCTGGAATGATCAAAAACGTGCAGAAAAAATATCGAGAGAATTACAACACTTAAAGAATGAAAGAGAAGAATTTGAAAATCTCCAATCTTTATTTGAAGATCTTCAGGTTGCTATAGAATTTAGTGAGGAAGACCCTTCAATGGATGAACAGGCTCTTGAAATACTTAAAGAAATAGAAACAAAGGTAAAAAGTTTTGAACTGGCAATGTTATTATCTGGGAAATATGACTCAAATAATGTATTTTTAACGATTCATCCAGGAGCAGGAGGGACAGAATCACATGATTGGGCAGATATGCTACTTAGAATGTATACAAGATGGGCAGAAAAGAATTCATATAAAATAGAGATAATAGATTATTTGCCTGGTGATGAAGCCGGAATAAAAAGTGTTACAATAAAGATAAATGGATCCTTTGTTTATGGGAAATTAAAATACGAATCAGGAGTTCATAGATTAGTTAGAGTTTCTCCTTTTGATGCTGCAAATAGGAGACACACTTCCTTTGCATCCGTTTCAGTAACTCCAGAATTAGAAGAAGATATTGATATAGAAATAAGACCAGATGATTTAAAAATAGATACCTATAGAGCTGGAGGTGCAGGAGGACAACATGTTAATAAAACAGACTCTGCTGTTAGAATAACTCATTTACCTACAGGTATTGTGGTTGCCTGTCAAAATGAACGATCTCAACATCAGAATAAAGCAACAGCCATGCAAATTTTAAAAGCCAGACTTTTTGAACTTGAAATGAAAAAGAAAATGGAAGAAAAATTAAAGTTGATGGGTGATATGAAGGATATATCATGGGGAAATCAAATAAGATCTTATGTGTTGTATCCTTATAAAATGGTTAAGGATCATAGAACAAATTACGAAACATCAAACGCTGATGCTGTATTAGATGGTGATTTAGATGGATTTATAGAAGCAGAACTTCTGTATTTTGCAAAATTAAATAAAGAATAATTATAAAATATGGCCGTGGTTCATGGCCATATTTTACTTATGAAAATTTAATCAATCTCTTTTGTATAAAATTTTACCAACTCTATCTATATGCTCTTTTAGTTCTTTGCTATCTATTTTATTATAAATTATTAAATCTATTCCATATGGAATTTCAAGTTTTTCAATTTCAACCTGAATTGAGACAATATCATTTATGTTTAGAACTTCTCCATATAGTGCTATATCTATATCCGAACCATTTTTAAAATTTTCCTTTGCTCTTGAGCCAAATAAAACAACCTTTTTTATTTTTTTGTTGTTAGAAAATATTTTAATAAGGTCTTTCCGGAGCTTTTTTTTATTCCAAATTTCATTAATCCTCATTCCTTTTTAAACTTTCTAATTTTTGAATTAATTTTTTAAATTCATCATAATAAAGATTAATAATTAAATCAACTATTTCATCTGCTGTACTTTCGTCATATGTATGGCTCGTCAAATTTCTACTTAATATCATTTTCATCCATATATCTCCATTAATTATAATCCTATTTTTAAAAGCGTCTCTTATCGCATCTCTTGAACCATATATATTAAAGTTTCCTTTATTCTCAAAAAAATCTTTCAATGTTTTCCAGGCTAATTCATGTGTATATTCAAAACTTTGAATTAATCCTTGCTTTTCCAATATAGAAAGATCTCTTTCTTTCGAAAGCTTAACTGCATTGCTTAATTGATTA comes from the Marinitoga sp. 1197 genome and includes:
- a CDS encoding GGDEF domain-containing protein, with translation MDIGIREKLKLYEKHINSTQFDIGFYFLIENISKFIESIDVDIYICENPNFVPENIFKFIRIARIFKFFNIRKIVILKGVKRQQVELIYKEKKLKLNYELLLKSESEIMYYIISNSSPLISLEMVSTFLKGSGLSYVMLNSRTFLEEAAKKETNIDKLIFIYLTAITVNIGGSFNRAILFQKKGDSYEVFRALGFKNEEEAHRVWKYMEESNIDFEEKIKNYKGSEYFSSLEEEIRSFKINEDIISKNTLFEEILNSGKAMHIPASILPIEISNALNIIGECAICSLKSENKNFGFIIADNRYNLKPITRDQLYILDYFSKQTIILWENKLFIDALRFEAEKDFLTGFYNRRSLDRYIETLTLSRKENIGIVFIDMDDFKKINDTYGHDKGDKIIRAFSNIVLKNIRREDKTFRYGGDEFVLIFESINSKDLFDILFRINKDFKKEVGYTFSSGGVVCENSLKIYQCLKKADELLYEIKKSSKGKINIK
- the secA gene encoding preprotein translocase subunit SecA; amino-acid sequence: MNILAKIFDKNKRILNKYKKVVEKINLLEDTMEKLTDEELKNKTDEFKERLKNGETVDDLLVEAFAVVRETSKRVLKMRHFDVQLMGGIALHEGNIAEMKTGEGKTLVATLPVYLNALSGKGVHLATHNDYLAKRDAQWMGPVYEFLGLSVGFIQAGMENEDRKKAYQCDITYGTANEFGFDYLRDNLVYDLKDKVQRGHHYVIVDEADSILIDEARTPLIISGPSDTPSHLYTKFASIARKLRKDEDFTLDEKSKAVILTDDGIARLEKMLGIENLYDPKNIHFLFHTLNALKALHYFKRDKDYIIQNGEIIIVDEFTGRLMQGRRYSEGLHQAIEAKEGVKVKEESLTYATITFQNYFRMYEKLAGMTGTAKTEEDEFKQIYNCEVVVIPTNKPVIRKDKNDLIFKTQKEKWNAVVKEISDRHKKGQPMLVGTTSIETSELLSHMLKKEGIPHNVLNAKYHEKEAEIIAQAGQKGMITIATNMAGRGTDIKLGEGVVELGGLYVLGTERHESRRIDNQLIGRSGRQGDPGESRFFLSFEDDLLRLFGGDKLKNIMNTLKIEDGQPIEHSLLSKIIRDAQKRVEGIHFSIRKRLFELDSIMDYQRSSIYSHRDWILGQENYDEHLKEIFEDVVDRLVESSINEEEFVDKEELMKKLQMFGIVEKVEYDSVEECKDKVFKILWDKYRSKKNEFGDEFQRIAKFIMLRIIDERWRKHLEATEHLKEAVSLRAYGQKDPAMEFKKESYILFEELINNIYDDTVSYLLRIIKVDTSKEEEETKKKIHQLNFVHNDTSVINRAEKRKEKKKTHKRIRIKR
- the prfB gene encoding peptide chain release factor 2; amino-acid sequence: MLDYEVKVKIDELHEKFKNLQNLFDINKTNSRINELEKNMTDPDFWNDQKRAEKISRELQHLKNEREEFENLQSLFEDLQVAIEFSEEDPSMDEQALEILKEIETKVKSFELAMLLSGKYDSNNVFLTIHPGAGGTESHDWADMLLRMYTRWAEKNSYKIEIIDYLPGDEAGIKSVTIKINGSFVYGKLKYESGVHRLVRVSPFDAANRRHTSFASVSVTPELEEDIDIEIRPDDLKIDTYRAGGAGGQHVNKTDSAVRITHLPTGIVVACQNERSQHQNKATAMQILKARLFELEMKKKMEEKLKLMGDMKDISWGNQIRSYVLYPYKMVKDHRTNYETSNADAVLDGDLDGFIEAELLYFAKLNKE
- a CDS encoding nucleotidyltransferase domain-containing protein, which encodes MRINEIWNKKKLRKDLIKIFSNNKKIKKVVLFGSRAKENFKNGSDIDIALYGEVLNINDIVSIQVEIEKLEIPYGIDLIIYNKIDSKELKEHIDRVGKILYKRD
- a CDS encoding nucleotidyltransferase substrate binding protein; its protein translation is MKDIRWIQRFQNLKKAFNQLSNAVKLSKERDLSILEKQGLIQSFEYTHELAWKTLKDFFENKGNFNIYGSRDAIRDAFKNRIIINGDIWMKMILSRNLTSHTYDESTADEIVDLIINLYYDEFKKLIQKLESLKRNED